One segment of Streptomyces sp. NBC_01463 DNA contains the following:
- a CDS encoding STAS domain-containing protein, with product MIPPPHTPFTITVEAGPGTTHLHLTGDLDYDTSDELTQQADRCLNAHPGIEELRLDCAALRFCDSMGISALLMIHRKAAERSVRLYLDHPPPFLERILNTTGIQRLFSPAPRSNETSDGPRR from the coding sequence ATGATCCCCCCGCCCCATACCCCCTTCACCATCACCGTTGAAGCCGGCCCGGGCACAACGCATCTTCATCTCACCGGCGACCTCGACTACGACACCAGCGACGAACTCACCCAGCAGGCCGACCGATGCCTCAACGCCCACCCCGGCATCGAGGAACTGCGCCTGGACTGCGCAGCACTCCGGTTCTGCGACTCCATGGGCATCTCGGCCCTGCTGATGATCCACCGCAAAGCCGCCGAGCGAAGTGTGCGGCTGTACCTGGACCATCCGCCCCCGTTCCTGGAACGCATCCTGAACACCACGGGAATCCAGCGGCTCTTTTCACCCGCACCTCGCAGCAACGAGACCAGCGACGGCCCCCGGCGATAA
- a CDS encoding cobalamin-dependent protein (Presence of a B(12) (cobalamin)-binding domain implies dependence on cobalamin itself, in one of its several forms, or in some unusual lineages, dependence on a cobalamin-like analog.), which yields MSSTDDAGSGSESIQAVRGRLWTAVTSRDEHRAADILIAALENGMGAETILLDLIAPVQSKVGSEWAANRLSVAQEHAASAITERVIAALAHHPSTRTPPTLGRITVACVDQEWHVLPARLLAEVLTLRGWQVDFLGAQVPTPHLIAHLHNNGADAIALSSSIPTRLPTAHAAITACQAIGVPVLAGGAAFGTDGRHARLLGANAWAPDARTAAQLLADGLPRHSPAAGRQQIDDLPHLADQEYTLVARSQPQLVKEVLAQLEDRFPAMAAYSTQQRERTAEDIAHIVEFLGVALYTDDDDLFTDFIIWTAGILTARHVPADSLHPALDILAGRLNDFPRSTRLLNRARFALDDAPLAAGTHPGVPA from the coding sequence ATGAGTTCAACCGATGACGCCGGCTCCGGCAGCGAAAGCATCCAGGCAGTGCGCGGCCGGCTCTGGACAGCGGTCACCAGCCGCGACGAACACCGCGCCGCGGACATCCTCATCGCCGCCCTGGAGAACGGCATGGGCGCCGAGACGATCCTGCTCGACCTCATCGCGCCGGTGCAGTCGAAGGTCGGGAGCGAATGGGCGGCCAACCGCCTGAGCGTTGCCCAGGAACACGCCGCCAGCGCCATCACCGAACGCGTCATAGCCGCCCTCGCCCACCATCCCTCCACCCGTACCCCACCGACGCTCGGACGGATCACCGTCGCCTGCGTGGACCAGGAATGGCACGTCCTGCCCGCCCGCCTTCTGGCGGAAGTCCTCACCCTGCGAGGCTGGCAGGTCGACTTCCTGGGCGCCCAGGTCCCCACTCCCCACCTCATCGCACACCTGCACAACAACGGTGCCGACGCGATTGCCCTGTCCAGTTCGATCCCCACCCGGCTGCCCACCGCCCACGCCGCGATCACCGCCTGCCAGGCCATCGGAGTGCCCGTCCTCGCCGGCGGAGCGGCCTTCGGGACAGACGGCCGTCACGCCCGCCTCCTGGGCGCCAATGCCTGGGCGCCCGACGCCCGTACCGCCGCCCAGCTGCTCGCGGACGGCCTTCCCCGGCACAGTCCCGCCGCGGGGCGGCAGCAGATCGACGATCTGCCCCACCTCGCCGACCAGGAGTACACACTGGTCGCCCGCTCCCAGCCGCAGCTCGTCAAGGAAGTGCTCGCACAGCTGGAAGACCGCTTCCCGGCGATGGCCGCCTACAGCACTCAGCAGCGCGAGCGCACCGCCGAAGACATCGCGCACATCGTCGAATTCCTCGGGGTGGCTCTCTACACCGATGACGACGACCTGTTCACCGACTTCATCATCTGGACCGCCGGCATCCTCACCGCCCGCCACGTGCCAGCGGACTCCCTGCACCCTGCCCTGGACATCCTGGCGGGCCGGCTCAACGACTTTCCCCGATCCACCCGGCTGCTCAACCGGGCGCGCTTCGCCCTGGACGACGCACCCCTGGCAGCCGGCACACACCCCGGAGTCCCCGCATGA